Proteins encoded in a region of the Anguilla anguilla isolate fAngAng1 chromosome 10, fAngAng1.pri, whole genome shotgun sequence genome:
- the LOC118206190 gene encoding soluble lamin-associated protein of 75 kDa-like isoform X4, translated as MHLKEVNYVWMDFPVDVLGSMSQEDLQSSAELYMSDLLYSNPDRPEHFTLPNSKQIPLSVSTAGFVPLYGEDLSQKVLALFAPEDQSTAVALYLVDRWWSVEDILKTSDPSREGLQKVNTLGERIVLYVLNRIVYRAKEMGKNEVPFLCHCENDFAKVLWKDGEAIGFYSIKPEGSLCNSFLTQCYQLPVMDSLFVRKAHRGHRYGLRILEDFVDCFKEEALGLKYPLSPAMYRVCEQYLTAYPADTELLWEVQSVGGPFQRSQIANKIKTTTYRAEDSSSSLLRESMETEVVTMEETIQGIVTTSIESTEEVVIINKRIKETEGIEGTPVSTRTRSGEFRRKRLRKETAGVSEECLPEKIHRVEETKAVVEAPAAELVADESVEEKEEKGGLSDEVADETVAPQEEDRKEEEEAMEAGPVQNMEPEPMDCNVITDEEQEEGAANQELGEPAALQRKGIHMEDIEMDTEVQDTVHTVPKEVAKDSAEQEVSPEVECPPVEAALPLEDAHSDESAVVPSNVTAEEEEDNDEEPSPEMEQTETQDKSSPLRDDGQEEAAEEETEETETSKDFCDNAVLLVDLKEVSYQLSEKGGNDQIVEVEKKIQKDCSEHRVETILEQNELEKKVQDKEEDEDVTADESPLVDETTEKESVEELEKEDEMVEEGGTGHNKNMEEEEGGETTEKDQAPVVESRVLRNKTKTPVKKTTVRRSKRLSKRQQKEEEEKVEEDREDEDEEMEEEEGETTEKGKSPVAESRVLRNRTKTPAKKNTVRKSKRLSKRQQKEEEEDEKVDDHEDEETDEDEEGGETTQKGQSLVVESRVLRNRTITPVKKTTVRKSKRFSGAQQMEDKTEEQTVVEPPEPCAEMIVLRNKTVMIKKTSIRRSRHLKEDENNQAAAGEEEEDVEEGRVDEQREETVVMEEGGAKADGNKEIEGEERDEENNSGEKHEVEEENVVVDEAKMEDEAEKVVEEENVEDKEDEVQTLTEEEEKVVEEEKMMDEGEKAVVEENVEDKEDEVQTLTEEEENVVEEDKMEDEAENMVAEDNVEDKEDEEGGQADEQEEEMEEKEGETTEKGQSPVAESRVLRNRTITPVIKQLRVDPNGLVNDNRKKRKKMKR; from the exons atgcatttaaaggaaGTGAATTATGTTT GGATGGACTTCCCTGTGGATGTCCTGGGCTCCATGAGCCAAGAAGATCTGCAGAGCTCGGCTGAACTTTACATGTCAGATCTTCTCTACAGTAACCCAGACCGACCAGAGCATTTCACACTGCCCAACTCCAAACAG ATTCCCCTCAGCGTATCCACTGCGGGGTTTGTCCCACTCTACGGAGAGGACCTCAGTCAGAAGGTGCTGGCTCTCTTCGCTCCCGAGGACCAGTCCACAG CTGTAGCGCTGTACCTGGTGGATCGGTGGTGGTCGGTGGAAGACATCCTCAAAACCTCAGACCCTTCCAGAGAGGGTCTGCAGAAG GTGAACACACTCGGAGAGAGGATAGTGCTGTATGTTCTCAACCGCATAGTGTACAGAGCCaaggaaatgggaaaaaatgaagtACCTTTTCTTTGTcactgtgaaaatgattttgccaAAGTCCTCTGGAAAGATGGTGAGGCTATCGGATTTTACTCAATCAAACCTGAAG GCAGCTTGTGTAACAGCTTCTTGACCCAGTGCTATCAGCTTCCTGTCATGGATTCCCTGTTTGTCAGGAAGGCACACCGTGGTCATAGATATGGCCTTCGCATTCTGGAAGACTTTGTGGATTGTTTCAAAGAGGAAGCCCTCGGTCTGAAGTACCCTCTCAGCCCAGCCATGTACAGAG tgtgtgaacaGTATCTGACAGCTTACCCAGCAGACACGGAGCTGCTTTGGGAGGTTCAGAGCGTAGGAGGCCCCTTTCAGAGGTCTCAAATAGCCAACAAGATCAAAACGACGACTTACAGAG cggAGGATTCATCGTCATCTTTGCTTCGAGAATCGATGGAGACTGAAGTTGTCACAATGGAAGAAACCATTCAGGGAATTGTGACAACATCTATTGAGAGCACg gAAGAAGTGGTGATTATTAATAAGCGTATAAAAGAAACAGAAG GCATCGAAGGCACGCCTGTCTCAACTCGCACAAGGAGCGGGGAATTCAGGCGCAAGAGACTAAGAAAGGAAACTGCAGGAGTTTCTGAAGAATGCCTACCAGAGAAAATCCACAG GGTGGAAGAAACCAAAGCTGTGGTGGAAGCTCCTGCTGCGGAGCTGGTAGCCGACGAATCGGTagaagagaaggaagagaaaggAGGCCTCAGTGATGAGGTGGCGGACGAGACTGTGGCCCCACAGGAAGAGGACcgaaaggaggaagaggaagccaTG GAAGCTGGGCCTGTACAAAATATGGAGCCAGAGCCCATGGACTGCAATGTGATTACCGATGAAGAGCAAGAGGAGGGAGCGGCCAACCAGGAATTGGGGGAGCCAGCGGCTTTACAGCGGAAGGGTATTCATATGGAGGACATTGAGATGGACACTGAGGTACAG gatactgtacatacagttcCTAAAGAAGTGGCTAAAGACTCTGCAGAGCAGGAGGTCTCTCCAGAAGTGGAGTGCCCCCCTGTAGAAGCTGCGCTGCCATTGGAGGATGCTCACTCGGACGAGTCTGCAGTAGTTCCTTCAAATGTAAcggcagaggaagaggaagacaatGACGAAGAACCAAGCCCTGAAATGGAGCAGACAGAAACTCAAGACAAATCCAGCCCACTGAGAGACGATGGACAAGAAGAAGCAGCTGAGGAAGAGACAGAAGAGACCGAGACCTCCAAGGACTTCTGCGATAATGCTGTTCTGCTAGTTGATCTAAAGGAGGTCTCCTATCAACTATCTGAGAAAGGTGGCAATGATCAAATAGTAGAGGTTGAGAAGAAGATACAAAAGGATTGTAGTGAACATAGAGTAGAGACAATACTGGAGCAGAATGAATTGGAGAAAAAAGTGCAAGAtaaggaggaagatgaggatgtGACTGCAGATGAATCTCCTCTCGTGGACGAGACGACAGAAAAAGAATCAGTTGAGGAGCTAGAGAAAGAAGATGAAATGGTAGAGGAGGGTGGGACGggtcataataaaaatatggaggaggaagaaggtggagaaacaacagaaaaagacCAAGCTCCAGTAGTAGAAAgtagagttttgagaaacaaaacaaaaacacctgtCAAAAAGACAACTGTACGTAGATCCAAACGACTGAGCAAACGACAAcagaaggaagaagaagaaaaggtaGAAGAAGACCgggaggatgaggatgaagagatggaggaggaagagggagaaacaacagaaaaaggCAAGTCTCCAGTGGCGGAAAgtagagttttgagaaacagaacaaaaacacctgcaaaaaaaaatactgtgcgTAAATCCAAACGACTTAGTAAACGACaacagaaagaagaggaagaagatgaaAAGGTAGATGACCATGAGGATGAAGAGACAGATGAGGACGAGGAGGGTggagaaacaacacaaaaaggCCAGTCTCTAGTAGTGGAAAgtagagttttgagaaacaGAACAATAACACCTGTCAAAAAAACAACTGTGCGTAAATCCAAACGATTTAGTGGAGCACAACAGATGGAGGACAAGACAGAAGAACAGACAGTAGTGGAGCCACCGGAGCCTTGTGCAGAAATGATAGTTCTGAGAAACAAGACAGTAATGATCAAAAAAACATCTATTCGTAGATCCAGACACCTGAAGGAGGATGAGAACAACCAAGCAGCagcaggggaggaagaggaggatgtggaggagggcagggttgatgagcagagagaggaaactGTAGTgatggaggagggaggagcaaAAGCAGATGGGAATAAAGAGAttgagggagaggaaagggaCGAAGAAAACAATTCTGGGGAAAAACATGAGGTAGAGGAAGAAAATGTGGTAGTGGATGAGGCAAAGATGGAGGATGAG GCTGAAAAGGTGGTGGAAGAGGAAAATGTGGAAGATAAGGAGGATGAGGTTCAAACATtaacagaggaggaggaaaaggtgGTAGAAGAAGAAAAGATGATGGATGAGGGTGAAAAGGCGGTGGTAGAGGAGAATGTGGAGGATAAGGAAGATGAGGTTCAAACGTtaacagaggaggaagaaaacgTGGTAGAAGAGGACAAGATGGAGGATGAGGCTGAAAACATGGTGGCAGAGGACAATGTGGAGGAtaaagaggatgaggagggggggcaggcagatgagcaggaggaagagatggaggagaaagagggagaaacaacagaaaaaggTCAGTCTCCAGTGGCGGAAAgtagagttttgagaaacaGAACAATAACACCTGTCATAAAACAACTCCGCGTAGATCCAAACGGCTTAGTAAACGACaacaggaagaagaggaagaagatgaaAAGGTAG
- the LOC118206190 gene encoding soluble lamin-associated protein of 75 kDa-like isoform X3 has protein sequence MDFPVDVLGSMSQEDLQSSAELYMSDLLYSNPDRPEHFTLPNSKQIPLSVSTAGFVPLYGEDLSQKVLALFAPEDQSTAVALYLVDRWWSVEDILKTSDPSREGLQKVNTLGERIVLYVLNRIVYRAKEMGKNEVPFLCHCENDFAKVLWKDGEAIGFYSIKPEGSLCNSFLTQCYQLPVMDSLFVRKAHRGHRYGLRILEDFVDCFKEEALGLKYPLSPAMYRVCEQYLTAYPADTELLWEVQSVGGPFQRSQIANKIKTTTYRAEDSSSSLLRESMETEVVTMEETIQGIVTTSIESTEEVVIINKRIKETEGIEGTPVSTRTRSGEFRRKRLRKETAGVSEECLPEKIHRVEETKAVVEAPAAELVADESVEEKEEKGGLSDEVADETVAPQEEDRKEEEEAMEAGPVQNMEPEPMDCNVITDEEQEEGAANQELGEPAALQRKGIHMEDIEMDTEVQDTVHTVPKEVAKDSAEQEVSPEVECPPVEAALPLEDAHSDESAVVPSNVTAEEEEDNDEEPSPEMEQTETQDKSSPLRDDGQEEAAEEETEETETSKDFCDNAVLLVDLKEVSYQLSEKGGNDQIVEVEKKIQKDCSEHRVETILEQNELEKKVQDKEEDEDVTADESPLVDETTEKESVEELEKEDEMVEEGGTGHNKNMEEEEGGETTEKDQAPVVESRVLRNKTKTPVKKTTVRRSKRLSKRQQKEEEEKVEEDREDEDEEMEEEEGETTEKGKSPVAESRVLRNRTKTPAKKNTVRKSKRLSKRQQKEEEEDEKVDDHEDEETDEDEEGGETTQKGQSLVVESRVLRNRTITPVKKTTVRKSKRFSGAQQMEDKTEEQTVVEPPEPCAEMIVLRNKTVMIKKTSIRRSRHLKEDENNQAAAGEEEEDVEEGRVDEQREETVVMEEGGAKADGNKEIEGEERDEENNSGEKHEVEEENVVVDEAKMEDEAEKVVEEENMEDKEDEVQTLTEEEEKVVEEEKMMDEGEKAVVEENVEDKEDEVQTLTEKEGNVVEEEMMVDEGEKLREEEEEEIEDEGDKLVEEENMADEAEKVVEEENVEDKEDEVQTLTEEEEKVVEEEKMMDEGEKAVVEENVEDKEDEVQTLTEEEENVVEEDKMEDEAENMVAEDNVEDKEDEEGGQADEQEEEMEEKEGETTEKGQSPVAESRVLRNRTITPVIKQLRVDPNGLVNDNRKKRKKMKR, from the exons ATGGACTTCCCTGTGGATGTCCTGGGCTCCATGAGCCAAGAAGATCTGCAGAGCTCGGCTGAACTTTACATGTCAGATCTTCTCTACAGTAACCCAGACCGACCAGAGCATTTCACACTGCCCAACTCCAAACAG ATTCCCCTCAGCGTATCCACTGCGGGGTTTGTCCCACTCTACGGAGAGGACCTCAGTCAGAAGGTGCTGGCTCTCTTCGCTCCCGAGGACCAGTCCACAG CTGTAGCGCTGTACCTGGTGGATCGGTGGTGGTCGGTGGAAGACATCCTCAAAACCTCAGACCCTTCCAGAGAGGGTCTGCAGAAG GTGAACACACTCGGAGAGAGGATAGTGCTGTATGTTCTCAACCGCATAGTGTACAGAGCCaaggaaatgggaaaaaatgaagtACCTTTTCTTTGTcactgtgaaaatgattttgccaAAGTCCTCTGGAAAGATGGTGAGGCTATCGGATTTTACTCAATCAAACCTGAAG GCAGCTTGTGTAACAGCTTCTTGACCCAGTGCTATCAGCTTCCTGTCATGGATTCCCTGTTTGTCAGGAAGGCACACCGTGGTCATAGATATGGCCTTCGCATTCTGGAAGACTTTGTGGATTGTTTCAAAGAGGAAGCCCTCGGTCTGAAGTACCCTCTCAGCCCAGCCATGTACAGAG tgtgtgaacaGTATCTGACAGCTTACCCAGCAGACACGGAGCTGCTTTGGGAGGTTCAGAGCGTAGGAGGCCCCTTTCAGAGGTCTCAAATAGCCAACAAGATCAAAACGACGACTTACAGAG cggAGGATTCATCGTCATCTTTGCTTCGAGAATCGATGGAGACTGAAGTTGTCACAATGGAAGAAACCATTCAGGGAATTGTGACAACATCTATTGAGAGCACg gAAGAAGTGGTGATTATTAATAAGCGTATAAAAGAAACAGAAG GCATCGAAGGCACGCCTGTCTCAACTCGCACAAGGAGCGGGGAATTCAGGCGCAAGAGACTAAGAAAGGAAACTGCAGGAGTTTCTGAAGAATGCCTACCAGAGAAAATCCACAG GGTGGAAGAAACCAAAGCTGTGGTGGAAGCTCCTGCTGCGGAGCTGGTAGCCGACGAATCGGTagaagagaaggaagagaaaggAGGCCTCAGTGATGAGGTGGCGGACGAGACTGTGGCCCCACAGGAAGAGGACcgaaaggaggaagaggaagccaTG GAAGCTGGGCCTGTACAAAATATGGAGCCAGAGCCCATGGACTGCAATGTGATTACCGATGAAGAGCAAGAGGAGGGAGCGGCCAACCAGGAATTGGGGGAGCCAGCGGCTTTACAGCGGAAGGGTATTCATATGGAGGACATTGAGATGGACACTGAGGTACAG gatactgtacatacagttcCTAAAGAAGTGGCTAAAGACTCTGCAGAGCAGGAGGTCTCTCCAGAAGTGGAGTGCCCCCCTGTAGAAGCTGCGCTGCCATTGGAGGATGCTCACTCGGACGAGTCTGCAGTAGTTCCTTCAAATGTAAcggcagaggaagaggaagacaatGACGAAGAACCAAGCCCTGAAATGGAGCAGACAGAAACTCAAGACAAATCCAGCCCACTGAGAGACGATGGACAAGAAGAAGCAGCTGAGGAAGAGACAGAAGAGACCGAGACCTCCAAGGACTTCTGCGATAATGCTGTTCTGCTAGTTGATCTAAAGGAGGTCTCCTATCAACTATCTGAGAAAGGTGGCAATGATCAAATAGTAGAGGTTGAGAAGAAGATACAAAAGGATTGTAGTGAACATAGAGTAGAGACAATACTGGAGCAGAATGAATTGGAGAAAAAAGTGCAAGAtaaggaggaagatgaggatgtGACTGCAGATGAATCTCCTCTCGTGGACGAGACGACAGAAAAAGAATCAGTTGAGGAGCTAGAGAAAGAAGATGAAATGGTAGAGGAGGGTGGGACGggtcataataaaaatatggaggaggaagaaggtggagaaacaacagaaaaagacCAAGCTCCAGTAGTAGAAAgtagagttttgagaaacaaaacaaaaacacctgtCAAAAAGACAACTGTACGTAGATCCAAACGACTGAGCAAACGACAAcagaaggaagaagaagaaaaggtaGAAGAAGACCgggaggatgaggatgaagagatggaggaggaagagggagaaacaacagaaaaaggCAAGTCTCCAGTGGCGGAAAgtagagttttgagaaacagaacaaaaacacctgcaaaaaaaaatactgtgcgTAAATCCAAACGACTTAGTAAACGACaacagaaagaagaggaagaagatgaaAAGGTAGATGACCATGAGGATGAAGAGACAGATGAGGACGAGGAGGGTggagaaacaacacaaaaaggCCAGTCTCTAGTAGTGGAAAgtagagttttgagaaacaGAACAATAACACCTGTCAAAAAAACAACTGTGCGTAAATCCAAACGATTTAGTGGAGCACAACAGATGGAGGACAAGACAGAAGAACAGACAGTAGTGGAGCCACCGGAGCCTTGTGCAGAAATGATAGTTCTGAGAAACAAGACAGTAATGATCAAAAAAACATCTATTCGTAGATCCAGACACCTGAAGGAGGATGAGAACAACCAAGCAGCagcaggggaggaagaggaggatgtggaggagggcagggttgatgagcagagagaggaaactGTAGTgatggaggagggaggagcaaAAGCAGATGGGAATAAAGAGAttgagggagaggaaagggaCGAAGAAAACAATTCTGGGGAAAAACATGAGGTAGAGGAAGAAAATGTGGTAGTGGATGAGGCAAAGATGGAGGATGAGGCTGAAAAGGTGGTGGAAGAGGAAAATATGGAAGATAAGGAGGATGAGGTTCAAACATtaacagaggaggaggaaaaggtgGTAGAAGAAGAAAAGATGATGGATGAGGGTGAAAAGGCGGTGGTAGAGGAGAATGTGGAAGACAAGGAGGATGAGGTTCAAACATTaacagagaaggagggaaatGTGGTAGAAGAGGAAATGATGGTGGATGAGGGTGAAAAGttaagagaggaggaggaggaagaaataGAGGATGAGGGTGACAAGCTGgtagaagaagaaaatatgGCGGATGAGGCTGAAAAGGTGGTGGAAGAGGAAAATGTGGAAGATAAGGAGGATGAGGTTCAAACATtaacagaggaggaggaaaaggtgGTAGAAGAAGAAAAGATGATGGATGAGGGTGAAAAGGCGGTGGTAGAGGAGAATGTGGAGGATAAGGAAGATGAGGTTCAAACGTtaacagaggaggaagaaaacgTGGTAGAAGAGGACAAGATGGAGGATGAGGCTGAAAACATGGTGGCAGAGGACAATGTGGAGGAtaaagaggatgaggagggggggcaggcagatgagcaggaggaagagatggaggagaaagagggagaaacaacagaaaaaggTCAGTCTCCAGTGGCGGAAAgtagagttttgagaaacaGAACAATAACACCTGTCATAAAACAACTCCGCGTAGATCCAAACGGCTTAGTAAACGACaacaggaagaagaggaagaagatgaaAAGGTAG